In one Winogradskyella sp. MH6 genomic region, the following are encoded:
- a CDS encoding FMN-binding glutamate synthase family protein: MDSILEFLGNISWWAWVLIVLAIIFVKDITQRKHTIVHNFPLVGHIRYWLESIGPELRQYLVANNREELPFNRIERGWVYASSKNENNYEGFGTDRDIYAHQHIFINNAMFPFKTGENHPNTLDKYFLPCAKVMGAYNKRRKPYRPASVINVSAMSFGSLSARAIESLNKGVKIAHAYHNTGEGGLSPYHCHGGDVIFHFGTGYFGVRDNNGNFSMEKLVKLVEDNPFVKAIEVKLSQGAKPGKGGVLPGAKITEELAKIRHVEVGKDVLSPPNHSAFSTVQEMVDFIEEIADKTGLPVGIKAAIGKLDQWEELADIMLKTNKGPDFITVDGGEGGTGAAPPSFADHVSLPWVYGFGDLYKLFKNKNLTDRIVFIGSGKLGFPAKAAMAFAMGADCINVAREAMMSIGCIQAQVCHTNRCPAGVATQNKWLQRGIDIPLKSERLAQYFKTFRKEFIEITHAAGYEHPCQFTMDDIEVNVDDHNLAKDLSSTYMYHKTKVPFTSMQDLKDCQYLGGVKNGE; this comes from the coding sequence ATGGATTCCATTTTAGAGTTCTTAGGCAATATTTCTTGGTGGGCTTGGGTTCTGATTGTTTTAGCAATAATTTTTGTTAAAGACATCACTCAGAGAAAGCATACTATAGTACATAATTTCCCATTAGTAGGTCATATAAGGTATTGGTTAGAAAGTATTGGCCCTGAATTGCGCCAGTATCTTGTGGCAAATAACAGAGAAGAATTACCTTTTAATAGAATAGAACGTGGTTGGGTATATGCGTCTTCTAAAAATGAAAACAATTACGAAGGTTTTGGAACAGATAGAGATATCTATGCACATCAGCATATATTTATCAATAATGCTATGTTTCCTTTTAAAACTGGTGAAAACCATCCAAATACACTAGACAAGTACTTTTTACCTTGTGCTAAGGTCATGGGAGCTTACAACAAACGAAGAAAACCCTACAGACCTGCTTCTGTAATTAACGTGTCTGCGATGAGTTTTGGGTCTTTGTCTGCCAGAGCTATTGAATCTTTAAATAAAGGTGTAAAAATTGCGCACGCTTACCACAATACTGGTGAAGGAGGACTGTCCCCTTATCATTGTCACGGAGGAGATGTTATATTCCATTTTGGTACAGGCTACTTTGGTGTACGAGACAATAATGGTAATTTCTCGATGGAAAAATTGGTGAAGCTTGTTGAAGATAATCCTTTTGTAAAAGCAATTGAAGTAAAACTTTCTCAAGGTGCTAAACCTGGAAAAGGTGGAGTTCTACCAGGTGCAAAAATCACAGAAGAGTTAGCTAAAATAAGACATGTTGAAGTTGGTAAAGATGTATTGTCTCCACCTAATCATTCTGCTTTTTCTACAGTACAGGAAATGGTTGATTTTATTGAAGAGATTGCTGATAAAACAGGATTACCAGTTGGCATTAAAGCAGCCATTGGTAAGCTAGACCAATGGGAAGAACTTGCTGATATCATGTTAAAAACAAATAAGGGTCCAGATTTTATTACCGTTGATGGTGGCGAAGGCGGAACAGGAGCTGCACCTCCAAGTTTTGCTGACCACGTATCACTACCTTGGGTATATGGCTTTGGAGATTTGTATAAACTGTTCAAGAATAAGAATCTTACTGATCGTATTGTATTTATAGGAAGTGGGAAACTTGGTTTCCCTGCTAAAGCAGCAATGGCGTTTGCAATGGGTGCTGATTGTATTAATGTGGCTCGTGAAGCCATGATGAGTATTGGCTGTATTCAAGCACAAGTTTGCCATACAAACCGTTGTCCTGCTGGAGTTGCCACTCAAAATAAATGGTTGCAACGCGGAATTGATATTCCGTTAAAATCTGAACGTTTGGCGCAATACTTTAAAACCTTCAGAAAAGAGTTTATAGAAATCACACATGCAGCTGGATACGAACATCCTTGTCAATTTACAATGGATGATATTGAAGTTAATGTAGATGACCATAATCTAGCAAAAGACCTCAGCAGCACATACATGTACCATAAAACGAAAGTTCCTTTTACTTCTATGCAAGATTTAAAGGATTGTCAGTATCTTGGCGGAGTAAAAAATGGTGAATGA